Proteins co-encoded in one Papaver somniferum cultivar HN1 chromosome 5, ASM357369v1, whole genome shotgun sequence genomic window:
- the LOC113280331 gene encoding B3 domain-containing protein At5g24050-like has product MEDKGKGKKVEVSPMSSKLRWDTILGFITSSDDDDAFLKKLTEEKEERKRKNKDEDYQDKQILEFKKMGLSSLEGVQCFVQREMQIVEREMKMETPDLNKPPPAGSLLNEVEGSCSSRTVEDEEFIPWKTHIPKKKRTMPREDEEVSSYIQKKTNNTSFQCLQGSSSTSMKHQKVEEHRGGGVQTAQLIPDHIKEAIDEVLYQSDIRTNQNRLSLPTDCHALLDSIMTEDEKMIYDVSYNKKGLKNRLIDPIPRVWDIDFKYWPSLGNRVFTGNWNKLVAELALVPGCKVQIWCFRIPAGPEMKLCFAINIVRPQQKQHRNQNQRVEVL; this is encoded by the exons ATGGAAGATAAAGGCAAGGGGAAGAAGGTTGAAGTGAGTCCCATGAGCAGTAAATTGAGGTGGGATACAATACTTGGGTTCATAACGAgttcagatgatgatgatgctttctTGAAGAAATTAACAGAGGAaaaggaagaaagaaaaagaaaaaataaagatgaagatTACCAAGATAAACAGATTCTTGAATTTAAAAAGATGGGTTTAAGTTCTCTTGAAGGTGTGCAGTGTTTTGTTCAAAGGGAGATGCAAATTGTTGAAAGGGAGATGAAAATGGAAACACCAGATTTAAATAAACCACCACCAGCAGGATCATTACTGAATGAGGTTGAAGGTAGCTGCAGCAGCAGAACGGTTGAGGATGAAGAATTCATTCCCTGGAAGACCCatattccaaaaaagaaaagaacaatgCCCAGAGAGGATGAGGAGGTTTCTAGTTACATTCAGAAGAAGACCAATAATACCTCCTTTCAATGTCTTCAAGGGAGTTCTTCTACATCAATGAAGCATCAAAAAGTTGAAGAACACCGC GGCGGAGGGGTTCAGACTGCACAGTTGATTCCTGATCACATAAAAGAAGCAATCGATGAAGTTCTATACCAAAGTGACATTAGAACAAACCAGAATAGGCTATCTCTGCCAACTGATTGTCATGCCTTGTTAGATAGCATCATGACAGAAGATGAAAAGATGATATATGATGTATCATATAATAAGAAGGGACTGAAAAATAGATTGATTGATCCAATTCCAAGAGTGTGGGATATTGATTTCAAGTACTGGCCTAGTCTTGGAAACAGGGTTTTTACAGGTAACTGGAATAAATTGGTTGCCGAATTGGCATTAGTTCCTGGATGTAAGGTGCAAATCTGGTGTTTCCGTATACCTGCTGGTCCAGAAATGAAACTTTGCTTTGCCATAAACATTGTGAGACCCCAGCAGAAGCAGCATCGGAACCAGAACCAGAGAGTTGAAGTACTGTAA
- the LOC113283957 gene encoding pentatricopeptide repeat-containing protein At1g08070, chloroplastic-like: protein MFLNLLRSSSNLTQISQIHAQIIVNGIALHTHFLSKLIELRLVDYARAFFNQIPSPTDYSWNSMIRLYTLNGFPQTSISLYSEMLKNDYKSSHFTYPSLFKACSICSSVQLGEQIHTHVVKFGFQYDLFVNNSLIDMYCKCSCIGSAQHVLDEMPETDEVSWNSIISGYVSLGEVEKARVLFEQVPVRRNVVCWTSLINGYGRKGNLDEMFRLFLQMLVSGDDDAEPNSTTMVCLLSACSSPSDSKLGLWVSVFIDVNRIPVTTILGTALMDMNSRCGDLDNARRLFDRMSGKNLVSWNAMISGYVQTARFEEAIRLFDLMQTRSVKPNEITMVNVLSACSGLGALELGKKVHIYLARNGLDLNVIVAAALVDMYTKCGRVNDACLVFVKTPNKDVALYNAMILGLAHHGRGSDSLAVFAGMERNGTHPNDITFIGVLSGCNHSGLVEEGRYKFWDMVKKYGLSPKIEHYSCMVDLLGRAGYLDEAFGLIQNMEISPDSLIWSSLLSSCRIHRNIELADKIAEVILSIQNPNSGSCILLSNIYASVGRWKDVIRMRRLVKEKGDKKPPGVSWIELDGSIHKFVVEDIHHLQSKEIYEIHKFLTDQLKAEGYVSKFAFT from the coding sequence ATGTTTCTGAATCTTCTTAGAAGCTCTAGTAATCTCACTCAAATCAGTCAAATTCATGCTCAGATCATTGTAAATGGCATTGCTCTTCATACTCATTTTCTTTCCAAACTCATCGAGCTTCGATTAGTCGATTATGCACGTGCTTTCTTTAATCAAATACCTTCACCAACTGATTACTCATGGAACTCAATGATTAGACTTTATACCCTCAATGGGTTTCCTCAAACATCTATATCTTTGTACTCTGAAATGCTAAAGAATGACTATAAATCAAGTCATTTCACATACCCATCTCTGTTTAAGGCTTGTTCCATATGTTCTTCAGTCCAACTAGGAGAACAGATACATACCCATGTTGTAAAGTTTGGGTTTCAGTATGATTTGtttgtaaataattctttgattgATATGTATTGCAAGTGTTCCTGTATTGGTTCTGCACAGCATGTGCTTGACGAAATGCCTGAAACAGATGAAGTTTCTTGGAATTCTATCATTTCCGGTTATGTGAGTTTGGGGGAGGTTGAAAAGGCAAGGGTGTTGTTTGAACAAGTGCCTGTTAGAAGAAATGTTGTTTGTTGGACGTCTTTGATTAACGGGTATGGAAGGAAAGGGAATTTAGATGAGATGTTTCGTTTGTTTTTGCAAATGCTTGTTTCTGGAGACGATGATGCTGAACCTAACTCTACAACTATGGTTTGTCTTCTTTCTGCATGTTCAAGTCCTTCTGATTCTAAACTGGGACTGTGGGTTTCTGTTTTTATAGATGTTAATCGAATACCAGTGACTACAATCTTGGGTACTGCTCTTATGGATATGAACTCGAGATGTGGTGATTTGGATAACGCGCGGAGACTCTTTGATCGGATGTCTGGTAAGAATTTGGTCTCATGGAATGCTATGATCTCTGGTTATGTTCAAACTGCACGATTCGAAGAAGCAATCAGATTGTTTGATCTTATGCAGACGCGCTCTGTGAAACCGAACGAGATTACAATGGTGAATGTTTTGTCGGCTTGTTCTGGTTTGGGTGCATTAGAACTTGGTAAAAAAGTTCATATCTACTTGGCTAGGAATGGATTAGATTTGAATGTGATCGTTGCAGCTGCTCTTGTAGACATGTACACAAAATGTGGGAGGGTAAATGATGCTTGCTTGGTGTTTGTGAAGACGCCAAATAAAGATGTAGCCTTGTATAACGCCATGATCTTAGGCTTAGCACATCATGGTCGTGGAAGTGATTCGTTAGCTGTTTTTGCAGGAATGGAAAGAAATGGAACACACCCAAATGATATTACATTTATCGGAGTTTTATCGGGTTGTAATCATTCAGGACTGGTCGAGGAGGGAAGATATAAGTTCTGGGATATGGTCAAGAAATATGGGTTGAGTCCAAAAATTGAACATTATTCTTGCATGGTGGATCTTCTCGGCCGAGCTGGGTATCTTGATGAAGCTTTTGGGTTGATTCAAAACATGGAGATTTCACCAGATTCATTAATTTGGAGTTCTTTGCTTAGTTCTTGTAGAATTCACCGGAATATCGAGTTGGCTGATAAAATTGCTGAAGTTATCCTGTCAATCCAGAATCCGAATTCGGGTTCCTGCATTTTGTTATCAAACATTTATGCTTCTGTTGGTAGGTGGAAGGATGTTATCAGAATGAGGAGATTAGTTAAGGAAAAGGGAGATAAGAAGCCACCGGGTGTTAGTTGGATAGAATTAGATGGTAGCATTCACAAGTTCGTTGTTGAGGATATACATCACCTGCAGTCTAAAGAGATTTATGAGATACACAAATTTTTGACAGACCAATTGAAAGCTGAAGGATATGTATCGAAGTTTGCTTTTACTTAA
- the LOC113280330 gene encoding uncharacterized protein LOC113280330, with protein sequence MIVNGVPKSESGLGFRKAELNNLAMLVRNAWKIIENPDCMLTKILKVRYFPRTDFLNANCPDKCSWTWKCLHAIKELIKPFVSWIVGDGKFIDPWCDKWIPNLGSAIPNSLTPQDPSIKVDYFIDNHTRTWNVSRFSTHFDDASVKKIVTIPLSQHCTPDRRA encoded by the coding sequence ATGATAGTTAATGGAGTTCCTAAATCTGAAAGTGGTTTGGGCTTCAGAAAAGCTGAGCTAAATAATCTTGCCATGTTAGTTAGGAATGCTTGGAAAattattgaaaaccctgattgcaTGTTGACTAAGATTTTAAAAGTTAGATATTTCCCTAGGACTGATTTTCTGAATGCCAATTGTCCTGATAAATGCTCTTGGACCTGGAAATGCCTTCATGCTATAAAGGAGTTGATTAAACCCTTTGTTTCCTGGATTGTTGGGGATGGAAAGTTTATCGACCcctggtgtgataaatggattccaAATTTGGGTTCTGCTATTCCCAACTCTCTCACCCCTCAGGACCCTAGCATAAAAGTTGATTACTTCATTGATAACCATACTAGAACATGGAATGTTTCTAGATTCTCTACCCACTTTGATGATGCTTCGGTTAAGAAGATCgtcactattcccttaagccagcatTGCACTCCTGACAGGAGGGCTTAG